A single genomic interval of Helianthus annuus cultivar XRQ/B chromosome 6, HanXRQr2.0-SUNRISE, whole genome shotgun sequence harbors:
- the LOC110884598 gene encoding protein PSK SIMULATOR 2 isoform X5 has product MSSSTRSSHSPMTDDELFYSLSRELKPSTPARVVKPSYASTFLGKAGSFGFEVLDTLGSSMVELRSYGGFIPDSDLRRFKISMFAFEVANTIVKGFSLMESLTDENIRILLNETFLLEGVQLLVSTDKKELLRIAIADKREEFEIFSREVVRFGDMCKDRQWHNLDRVLLTISYLPNKIPREEAEIVMQGLVNLAQRTSELYHEYHALDRLEQVYRRKLDGVKSLHLHRKGESPMILQSELKHQRKLVRSLIKKSLWSKSMEEVVEKLVDVVTFIHQAIAETFDKYVLMIHGMMGFNNCLQLASHPTCLHPNVRDTLYHGLPASVKAGLRARLQALDPTEVMTMPQIKAEMEKTLHWLVPMATSTTKVHQSFGWVGEWANTGFEFGNNTIRLQTLYHADKHKMDQSILDLIILLHRLICNPANGQLPTSKGLTRLSNGQLQRAKISLEDANLLEEVTEHRMVVLGVSKSQAFETVGKKKRAEVFASNRSMVSLLRKDVK; this is encoded by the exons ATGTCGTCGTCGACCCGGTCATCTCACTCTCCG ATGACGGACGATGAACTGTTCTACTCCCTTTCAAGAGAACTGAAGCCCTCTACCCCTGCTAGGGTTGTTAAG CCGTCTTATGCAAGCACATTTCTTGGTAAAGCTGGTAGTTTTGGCTTCGAAGTCCTAGACACTCTTGGAAGCAGCATGGTAGAATTACGTTCTTATGGTGGCTTTATACCTGATTCAGATTTAAGAAGGTTTAAAATATCTATGTTTGCATTTGAGGTGGCTAACACTATCGTTAAAGGCTTCAGTTTGATGGAATCCCTTACGGATGAAAACATCCGAATTCTTTTAAATGAGACTTTTCTTTTAGAAGGGGTACAACTTTTGGTTTCTACGGATAAAAAGGAGCTGTTAAGAATTGCAATAGCTGACAAGAG AGAGGAATTTGAAATCTTTTCTAGAGAAGTGGTGAGATTTGGAGATATGTGTAAAGATCGTCAATGGCACAATTTGGATCGTGTGTTGTTAACCAT CTCATATCTACCAAACAAAATTCCAAGAGAAGAGGCTGAAATTGTGATGCAAGGGCTCGTCAATTTGGCTCAGCGTACTTCT GAGTTATACCATGAGTATCATGCTTTGGATCGACTTGAACAAGTTTATCGGCGTAAGCTTGATGGAGTTAAGTCTTTGCATCTTCATCGAAAAG GAGAGAGCCCAATGATATTACAAAGCGAGCTAAAGCATCAAAGGAAGCTCGTGAGGAGCTTGATAAAGAAATCTCTATGGTCAAAAAGTATGGAGGAG GTTGTGGAGAAGCTTGTAGATGTTGTGACCTTCATTCACCAAGCAATTGCAGAGACATTTGATAAATATG TTTTGATGATACATGGGATGATGGGATTCAATAACTGTTTGCAGCTGGCATCTCATCCGACGTGCTTACATCCTAATGTGAGGGACACATTATACCACGGTTTACCAGCCAGTGTCAAGGCAGGGTTACGTGCTCGCTTACAAGCTCTTGATCCTACAGAAGTG ATGACAATGCCTCAAATTAAGGCGGAAATGGAAAAGACACTTCATTGGCTCGTTCCTATGGCTACTAGTACCACAAA AGTGCATCAAAGTTTCGGGTGGGTTGGTGAGTGGGCAAACACCGG ATTTGAGTTTGGGAACAACACAATCCGGCTGCAGACATTATATCACGCGGATAAACACAAAATGGACCAATCTATACTTGATTTAATCATCTTGCTTCACCGTCTAATATGTAACCCTGCGAATGGTCAATTACCTACTTCAAAGGGGTTGACCCGGCTTTCTAATGGTCAACTTCAACGGGCCAAGATATCACTAGAGGACGCTAATCTTTTGGAAGAAGTGACGGAACATAGAATGGTGGTTCTAGGGGTAAGCAAAAGTCAAGCATTTGAGACGGTGGGGAAGAAGAAACGTGCTGAAGTTTTTGCATCAAATAGAAGCATGGTGAGTTTACTTCGGAAAGATGTGAAGTAA
- the LOC110884598 gene encoding protein PSK SIMULATOR 2 isoform X2, producing MSSSTRSSHSPMTDDELFYSLSRELKPSTPARVVKPSYASTFLGKAGSFGFEVLDTLGSSMVELRSYGGFIPDSDLRRFKISMFAFEVANTIVKGFSLMESLTDENIRILLNETFLLEGVQLLVSTDKKELLRIAIADKREEFEIFSREVVRFGDMCKDRQWHNLDRVLLTISYLPNKIPREEAEIVMQGLVNLAQRTSELYHEYHALDRLEQVYRRKLDGVKSLHLHRKGESPMILQSELKHQRKLVRSLIKKSLWSKSMEEVVEKLVDVVTFIHQAIAETFDKYDLPEKEEQGNSYALAPESSFSAAVLAKSDEKNDKKTDITPERLVLMIHGMMGFNNCLQLASHPTCLHPNVRDTLYHGLPASVKAGLRARLQALDPTEVMTMPQIKAEMEKTLHWLVPMATSTTKVHQSFGWVGEWANTGFEFGNNTIRLQTLYHADKHKMDQSILDLIILLHRLICNPANGQLPTSKGLTRLSNGQLQRAKISLEDANLLEEVTEHRMVVLGVSKSQAFETVGKKKRAEVFASNRSMVSLLRKDVK from the exons ATGTCGTCGTCGACCCGGTCATCTCACTCTCCG ATGACGGACGATGAACTGTTCTACTCCCTTTCAAGAGAACTGAAGCCCTCTACCCCTGCTAGGGTTGTTAAG CCGTCTTATGCAAGCACATTTCTTGGTAAAGCTGGTAGTTTTGGCTTCGAAGTCCTAGACACTCTTGGAAGCAGCATGGTAGAATTACGTTCTTATGGTGGCTTTATACCTGATTCAGATTTAAGAAGGTTTAAAATATCTATGTTTGCATTTGAGGTGGCTAACACTATCGTTAAAGGCTTCAGTTTGATGGAATCCCTTACGGATGAAAACATCCGAATTCTTTTAAATGAGACTTTTCTTTTAGAAGGGGTACAACTTTTGGTTTCTACGGATAAAAAGGAGCTGTTAAGAATTGCAATAGCTGACAAGAG AGAGGAATTTGAAATCTTTTCTAGAGAAGTGGTGAGATTTGGAGATATGTGTAAAGATCGTCAATGGCACAATTTGGATCGTGTGTTGTTAACCAT CTCATATCTACCAAACAAAATTCCAAGAGAAGAGGCTGAAATTGTGATGCAAGGGCTCGTCAATTTGGCTCAGCGTACTTCT GAGTTATACCATGAGTATCATGCTTTGGATCGACTTGAACAAGTTTATCGGCGTAAGCTTGATGGAGTTAAGTCTTTGCATCTTCATCGAAAAG GAGAGAGCCCAATGATATTACAAAGCGAGCTAAAGCATCAAAGGAAGCTCGTGAGGAGCTTGATAAAGAAATCTCTATGGTCAAAAAGTATGGAGGAG GTTGTGGAGAAGCTTGTAGATGTTGTGACCTTCATTCACCAAGCAATTGCAGAGACATTTGATAAATATG ATTTACCGGAAAAAGAAGAACAAGGAAATTCTTATGCTCTAGCACCCGAAAGCTCATTTTCAGCTGCAGTTTTAGCAAAGAGTGACGAAAAGAATGATAAAAAGACTGACATAACACCCGAAAGATTAG TTTTGATGATACATGGGATGATGGGATTCAATAACTGTTTGCAGCTGGCATCTCATCCGACGTGCTTACATCCTAATGTGAGGGACACATTATACCACGGTTTACCAGCCAGTGTCAAGGCAGGGTTACGTGCTCGCTTACAAGCTCTTGATCCTACAGAAGTG ATGACAATGCCTCAAATTAAGGCGGAAATGGAAAAGACACTTCATTGGCTCGTTCCTATGGCTACTAGTACCACAAA AGTGCATCAAAGTTTCGGGTGGGTTGGTGAGTGGGCAAACACCGG ATTTGAGTTTGGGAACAACACAATCCGGCTGCAGACATTATATCACGCGGATAAACACAAAATGGACCAATCTATACTTGATTTAATCATCTTGCTTCACCGTCTAATATGTAACCCTGCGAATGGTCAATTACCTACTTCAAAGGGGTTGACCCGGCTTTCTAATGGTCAACTTCAACGGGCCAAGATATCACTAGAGGACGCTAATCTTTTGGAAGAAGTGACGGAACATAGAATGGTGGTTCTAGGGGTAAGCAAAAGTCAAGCATTTGAGACGGTGGGGAAGAAGAAACGTGCTGAAGTTTTTGCATCAAATAGAAGCATGGTGAGTTTACTTCGGAAAGATGTGAAGTAA
- the LOC110884598 gene encoding protein PSK SIMULATOR 2 isoform X4, giving the protein MSSSTRSSHSPMTDDELFYSLSRELKPSTPARVVKPSYASTFLGKAGSFGFEVLDTLGSSMVELRSYGGFIPDSDLRRFKISMFAFEVANTIVKGFSLMESLTDENIRILLNETFLLEGVQLLVSTDKKELLRIAIADKREEFEIFSREVVRFGDMCKDRQWHNLDRVLLTISYLPNKIPREEAEIVMQGLVNLAQRTSELYHEYHALDRLEQVYRRKLDGVKSLHLHRKGESPMILQSELKHQRKLVRSLIKKSLWSKSMEEVVEKLVDVVTFIHQAIAETFDKYDLPEKEEQGNSYALAPESSFSAAVLAKSDEKNDKKTDITPERLVLMIHGMMGFNNCLQLASHPTCLHPNVRDTLYHGLPASVKAGLRARLQALDPTEVMTMPQIKAEMEKTLHWLVPMATSTTKFEFGNNTIRLQTLYHADKHKMDQSILDLIILLHRLICNPANGQLPTSKGLTRLSNGQLQRAKISLEDANLLEEVTEHRMVVLGVSKSQAFETVGKKKRAEVFASNRSMVSLLRKDVK; this is encoded by the exons ATGTCGTCGTCGACCCGGTCATCTCACTCTCCG ATGACGGACGATGAACTGTTCTACTCCCTTTCAAGAGAACTGAAGCCCTCTACCCCTGCTAGGGTTGTTAAG CCGTCTTATGCAAGCACATTTCTTGGTAAAGCTGGTAGTTTTGGCTTCGAAGTCCTAGACACTCTTGGAAGCAGCATGGTAGAATTACGTTCTTATGGTGGCTTTATACCTGATTCAGATTTAAGAAGGTTTAAAATATCTATGTTTGCATTTGAGGTGGCTAACACTATCGTTAAAGGCTTCAGTTTGATGGAATCCCTTACGGATGAAAACATCCGAATTCTTTTAAATGAGACTTTTCTTTTAGAAGGGGTACAACTTTTGGTTTCTACGGATAAAAAGGAGCTGTTAAGAATTGCAATAGCTGACAAGAG AGAGGAATTTGAAATCTTTTCTAGAGAAGTGGTGAGATTTGGAGATATGTGTAAAGATCGTCAATGGCACAATTTGGATCGTGTGTTGTTAACCAT CTCATATCTACCAAACAAAATTCCAAGAGAAGAGGCTGAAATTGTGATGCAAGGGCTCGTCAATTTGGCTCAGCGTACTTCT GAGTTATACCATGAGTATCATGCTTTGGATCGACTTGAACAAGTTTATCGGCGTAAGCTTGATGGAGTTAAGTCTTTGCATCTTCATCGAAAAG GAGAGAGCCCAATGATATTACAAAGCGAGCTAAAGCATCAAAGGAAGCTCGTGAGGAGCTTGATAAAGAAATCTCTATGGTCAAAAAGTATGGAGGAG GTTGTGGAGAAGCTTGTAGATGTTGTGACCTTCATTCACCAAGCAATTGCAGAGACATTTGATAAATATG ATTTACCGGAAAAAGAAGAACAAGGAAATTCTTATGCTCTAGCACCCGAAAGCTCATTTTCAGCTGCAGTTTTAGCAAAGAGTGACGAAAAGAATGATAAAAAGACTGACATAACACCCGAAAGATTAG TTTTGATGATACATGGGATGATGGGATTCAATAACTGTTTGCAGCTGGCATCTCATCCGACGTGCTTACATCCTAATGTGAGGGACACATTATACCACGGTTTACCAGCCAGTGTCAAGGCAGGGTTACGTGCTCGCTTACAAGCTCTTGATCCTACAGAAGTG ATGACAATGCCTCAAATTAAGGCGGAAATGGAAAAGACACTTCATTGGCTCGTTCCTATGGCTACTAGTACCACAAA ATTTGAGTTTGGGAACAACACAATCCGGCTGCAGACATTATATCACGCGGATAAACACAAAATGGACCAATCTATACTTGATTTAATCATCTTGCTTCACCGTCTAATATGTAACCCTGCGAATGGTCAATTACCTACTTCAAAGGGGTTGACCCGGCTTTCTAATGGTCAACTTCAACGGGCCAAGATATCACTAGAGGACGCTAATCTTTTGGAAGAAGTGACGGAACATAGAATGGTGGTTCTAGGGGTAAGCAAAAGTCAAGCATTTGAGACGGTGGGGAAGAAGAAACGTGCTGAAGTTTTTGCATCAAATAGAAGCATGGTGAGTTTACTTCGGAAAGATGTGAAGTAA
- the LOC110884598 gene encoding protein PSK SIMULATOR 2 isoform X3, which translates to MSSSTRSSHSPMTDDELFYSLSRELKPSTPARVVKPSYASTFLGKAGSFGFEVLDTLGSSMVELRSYGGFIPDSDLRRFKISMFAFEVANTIVKGFSLMESLTDENIRILLNETFLLEGVQLLVSTDKKELLRIAIADKREEFEIFSREVVRFGDMCKDRQWHNLDRVLLTISYLPNKIPREEAEIVMQGLVNLAQRTSELYHEYHALDRLEQVYRRKLDGVKSLHLHRKGESPMILQSELKHQRKLVRSLIKKSLWSKSMEEVVEKLVDVVTFIHQAIAETFDKYDLPEKEEQGNSYALAPESSFSAAVLAKSDEKNDKKTDITPERLGVSGLALHYANLITQIDNILASHPTCLHPNVRDTLYHGLPASVKAGLRARLQALDPTEVMTMPQIKAEMEKTLHWLVPMATSTTKFEFGNNTIRLQTLYHADKHKMDQSILDLIILLHRLICNPANGQLPTSKGLTRLSNGQLQRAKISLEDANLLEEVTEHRMVVLGVSKSQAFETVGKKKRAEVFASNRSMVSLLRKDVK; encoded by the exons ATGTCGTCGTCGACCCGGTCATCTCACTCTCCG ATGACGGACGATGAACTGTTCTACTCCCTTTCAAGAGAACTGAAGCCCTCTACCCCTGCTAGGGTTGTTAAG CCGTCTTATGCAAGCACATTTCTTGGTAAAGCTGGTAGTTTTGGCTTCGAAGTCCTAGACACTCTTGGAAGCAGCATGGTAGAATTACGTTCTTATGGTGGCTTTATACCTGATTCAGATTTAAGAAGGTTTAAAATATCTATGTTTGCATTTGAGGTGGCTAACACTATCGTTAAAGGCTTCAGTTTGATGGAATCCCTTACGGATGAAAACATCCGAATTCTTTTAAATGAGACTTTTCTTTTAGAAGGGGTACAACTTTTGGTTTCTACGGATAAAAAGGAGCTGTTAAGAATTGCAATAGCTGACAAGAG AGAGGAATTTGAAATCTTTTCTAGAGAAGTGGTGAGATTTGGAGATATGTGTAAAGATCGTCAATGGCACAATTTGGATCGTGTGTTGTTAACCAT CTCATATCTACCAAACAAAATTCCAAGAGAAGAGGCTGAAATTGTGATGCAAGGGCTCGTCAATTTGGCTCAGCGTACTTCT GAGTTATACCATGAGTATCATGCTTTGGATCGACTTGAACAAGTTTATCGGCGTAAGCTTGATGGAGTTAAGTCTTTGCATCTTCATCGAAAAG GAGAGAGCCCAATGATATTACAAAGCGAGCTAAAGCATCAAAGGAAGCTCGTGAGGAGCTTGATAAAGAAATCTCTATGGTCAAAAAGTATGGAGGAG GTTGTGGAGAAGCTTGTAGATGTTGTGACCTTCATTCACCAAGCAATTGCAGAGACATTTGATAAATATG ATTTACCGGAAAAAGAAGAACAAGGAAATTCTTATGCTCTAGCACCCGAAAGCTCATTTTCAGCTGCAGTTTTAGCAAAGAGTGACGAAAAGAATGATAAAAAGACTGACATAACACCCGAAAGATTAGGTGTGTCTGGTCTTGCTTTACACTATGCAAACTTAATAACTCAGATAGACAACATT CTGGCATCTCATCCGACGTGCTTACATCCTAATGTGAGGGACACATTATACCACGGTTTACCAGCCAGTGTCAAGGCAGGGTTACGTGCTCGCTTACAAGCTCTTGATCCTACAGAAGTG ATGACAATGCCTCAAATTAAGGCGGAAATGGAAAAGACACTTCATTGGCTCGTTCCTATGGCTACTAGTACCACAAA ATTTGAGTTTGGGAACAACACAATCCGGCTGCAGACATTATATCACGCGGATAAACACAAAATGGACCAATCTATACTTGATTTAATCATCTTGCTTCACCGTCTAATATGTAACCCTGCGAATGGTCAATTACCTACTTCAAAGGGGTTGACCCGGCTTTCTAATGGTCAACTTCAACGGGCCAAGATATCACTAGAGGACGCTAATCTTTTGGAAGAAGTGACGGAACATAGAATGGTGGTTCTAGGGGTAAGCAAAAGTCAAGCATTTGAGACGGTGGGGAAGAAGAAACGTGCTGAAGTTTTTGCATCAAATAGAAGCATGGTGAGTTTACTTCGGAAAGATGTGAAGTAA
- the LOC110884598 gene encoding protein PSK SIMULATOR 2 isoform X1 codes for MSSSTRSSHSPMTDDELFYSLSRELKPSTPARVVKPSYASTFLGKAGSFGFEVLDTLGSSMVELRSYGGFIPDSDLRRFKISMFAFEVANTIVKGFSLMESLTDENIRILLNETFLLEGVQLLVSTDKKELLRIAIADKREEFEIFSREVVRFGDMCKDRQWHNLDRVLLTISYLPNKIPREEAEIVMQGLVNLAQRTSELYHEYHALDRLEQVYRRKLDGVKSLHLHRKGESPMILQSELKHQRKLVRSLIKKSLWSKSMEEVVEKLVDVVTFIHQAIAETFDKYDLPEKEEQGNSYALAPESSFSAAVLAKSDEKNDKKTDITPERLGVSGLALHYANLITQIDNILASHPTCLHPNVRDTLYHGLPASVKAGLRARLQALDPTEVMTMPQIKAEMEKTLHWLVPMATSTTKVHQSFGWVGEWANTGFEFGNNTIRLQTLYHADKHKMDQSILDLIILLHRLICNPANGQLPTSKGLTRLSNGQLQRAKISLEDANLLEEVTEHRMVVLGVSKSQAFETVGKKKRAEVFASNRSMVSLLRKDVK; via the exons ATGTCGTCGTCGACCCGGTCATCTCACTCTCCG ATGACGGACGATGAACTGTTCTACTCCCTTTCAAGAGAACTGAAGCCCTCTACCCCTGCTAGGGTTGTTAAG CCGTCTTATGCAAGCACATTTCTTGGTAAAGCTGGTAGTTTTGGCTTCGAAGTCCTAGACACTCTTGGAAGCAGCATGGTAGAATTACGTTCTTATGGTGGCTTTATACCTGATTCAGATTTAAGAAGGTTTAAAATATCTATGTTTGCATTTGAGGTGGCTAACACTATCGTTAAAGGCTTCAGTTTGATGGAATCCCTTACGGATGAAAACATCCGAATTCTTTTAAATGAGACTTTTCTTTTAGAAGGGGTACAACTTTTGGTTTCTACGGATAAAAAGGAGCTGTTAAGAATTGCAATAGCTGACAAGAG AGAGGAATTTGAAATCTTTTCTAGAGAAGTGGTGAGATTTGGAGATATGTGTAAAGATCGTCAATGGCACAATTTGGATCGTGTGTTGTTAACCAT CTCATATCTACCAAACAAAATTCCAAGAGAAGAGGCTGAAATTGTGATGCAAGGGCTCGTCAATTTGGCTCAGCGTACTTCT GAGTTATACCATGAGTATCATGCTTTGGATCGACTTGAACAAGTTTATCGGCGTAAGCTTGATGGAGTTAAGTCTTTGCATCTTCATCGAAAAG GAGAGAGCCCAATGATATTACAAAGCGAGCTAAAGCATCAAAGGAAGCTCGTGAGGAGCTTGATAAAGAAATCTCTATGGTCAAAAAGTATGGAGGAG GTTGTGGAGAAGCTTGTAGATGTTGTGACCTTCATTCACCAAGCAATTGCAGAGACATTTGATAAATATG ATTTACCGGAAAAAGAAGAACAAGGAAATTCTTATGCTCTAGCACCCGAAAGCTCATTTTCAGCTGCAGTTTTAGCAAAGAGTGACGAAAAGAATGATAAAAAGACTGACATAACACCCGAAAGATTAGGTGTGTCTGGTCTTGCTTTACACTATGCAAACTTAATAACTCAGATAGACAACATT CTGGCATCTCATCCGACGTGCTTACATCCTAATGTGAGGGACACATTATACCACGGTTTACCAGCCAGTGTCAAGGCAGGGTTACGTGCTCGCTTACAAGCTCTTGATCCTACAGAAGTG ATGACAATGCCTCAAATTAAGGCGGAAATGGAAAAGACACTTCATTGGCTCGTTCCTATGGCTACTAGTACCACAAA AGTGCATCAAAGTTTCGGGTGGGTTGGTGAGTGGGCAAACACCGG ATTTGAGTTTGGGAACAACACAATCCGGCTGCAGACATTATATCACGCGGATAAACACAAAATGGACCAATCTATACTTGATTTAATCATCTTGCTTCACCGTCTAATATGTAACCCTGCGAATGGTCAATTACCTACTTCAAAGGGGTTGACCCGGCTTTCTAATGGTCAACTTCAACGGGCCAAGATATCACTAGAGGACGCTAATCTTTTGGAAGAAGTGACGGAACATAGAATGGTGGTTCTAGGGGTAAGCAAAAGTCAAGCATTTGAGACGGTGGGGAAGAAGAAACGTGCTGAAGTTTTTGCATCAAATAGAAGCATGGTGAGTTTACTTCGGAAAGATGTGAAGTAA